The Desulfatitalea tepidiphila genome window below encodes:
- a CDS encoding DUF1353 domain-containing protein produces MSAQTKTLFSGTALGLSGPLRVEILPNGMTARLTQPFRVRTGAGRIIEVPAGFETDFASVPRLFWRVVPPWGRYSPAAVVHDYLYHTGKVSRLAADRVFLELMAALGVPLWKRQVMYWAVRLGGWLAWDASRKREAEHA; encoded by the coding sequence ATGAGCGCCCAAACCAAGACCCTGTTTTCCGGCACCGCGCTGGGTCTCTCCGGACCGCTTCGGGTGGAGATCCTGCCCAATGGAATGACCGCGAGGCTGACCCAGCCGTTCCGTGTCCGCACCGGCGCTGGCCGCATCATCGAAGTGCCCGCCGGGTTCGAGACCGACTTCGCCTCGGTGCCGCGCCTGTTCTGGCGCGTGGTGCCGCCCTGGGGACGATATTCCCCGGCGGCCGTCGTTCACGACTATCTCTACCACACCGGCAAGGTTTCGCGGCTTGCGGCCGACCGCGTCTTTCTCGAACTGATGGCGGCCCTGGGCGTGCCTCTGTGGAAACGCCAGGTCATGTATTGGGCGGTTCGCCTCGGCGGATGGCTGGCCTGGGACGCCAGTCGAAAACGGGAGGCGGAGCATGCTTGA
- a CDS encoding YcbK family protein, with product MGDLSKNFNRSEFVCKGKNCCGHSAAVHPDLVDALQALRDRIGKPLSITSGFRCNRHNQAVGGAEQSFHTLGMAADVSCPAGVSPDALAVIAEEIPLFREGGIGVYASWVHLDVRQSGKARWRS from the coding sequence ATGGGTGATCTCAGCAAGAATTTCAACCGTTCGGAATTCGTCTGCAAGGGCAAGAACTGCTGCGGCCATTCGGCTGCGGTCCATCCCGACCTGGTCGACGCCCTGCAGGCCTTGCGCGACCGCATCGGCAAACCGCTGTCCATCACCAGCGGCTTCCGCTGCAACCGGCACAACCAGGCGGTGGGCGGCGCGGAGCAGAGTTTCCACACGCTGGGCATGGCGGCCGACGTGAGCTGTCCCGCTGGCGTTTCGCCTGACGCACTGGCGGTCATCGCCGAGGAGATCCCTCTCTTCCGCGAGGGCGGCATCGGGGTCTACGCCTCCTGGGTCCATCTCGACGTGCGCCAGTCGGGCAAGGCGAGGTGGCGGTCATGA